Below is a genomic region from Brassica oleracea var. oleracea cultivar TO1000 chromosome C9, BOL, whole genome shotgun sequence.
CCACTCCAAACTTCTTCTGGCGTCTGATCTTTCAAAGTTGTGGTGGGACTTCGGTTTAAGACATATGTGATCCATCTAACTCCTTCAGCCCAAAAATCCTTTGGCATTTTCTTCTCTGTAAGTGCGCTTCTAACAAGGTTCATGATAGTCTGATTTCTTCTCTCTGTTATGCCATTTTGTTGTGGAGTGTAAGCTGCAGTCAATTGGCGTTTGATCCCATGAGTCTTGCAGTAGTCATCGAACTCTTTGGAGCAGAACTCACCACCTCGATCAGTCCTTAACCCACAAAGCAACAAACCAGATTCCTTTTCCACACTAGCTTTGAAGTTCTTGAATGATTCAAAAGCCTCTGACTTCTTTGCAATGATGTAGCTCCACATCTTCCTACTGTGATCATCAATGAACGTGAGAACATACCTTTTGTGGCCAAGTGATTCAGGTGTTATTGGCCCACAAATGTCGGCATGAATCAGCTGCAAGTTCCTTGTTGCTCTCCATGAACTTTTCTTAGGGAATGACCCTCTCTTCTGCTTCCCCACAAGACAGTTTTCGCATACTCTCTTGGTTGTCTCGATGAATGGAAGTCCTCTGACCATCTTCTTATGACTCAAGGTGTGTAAGCTGCTGTAGCTTAGATGCGCAAATCTGCAGTGCCATAGGTGCGCATCCCCAATATCTTGTATCTGGAAACAAGGCTCAGCTTCTACTCCTTCCGCAAGAATTATGAACATACGATTTGTGCTTATTGAGGTTTCAATGATGAGTCCCTTGCTTGAGTGATAGATCTTGCAGATGTTATCTCGAATGAGAATTGCGAGACTTCTCTCCTGCAACTGTCCTATGCTCAAAAGGTTGTTACTGAGCTCTGGAACATAGTAGACGTCTTGTATGACTTGAGTCATACCCTTCACCTTGATCTTTATGACGCCTTTTCCTTGTACTACCATTCGAGCTCCATTCCCAAGGTTTACTGAGTGACGAAAGGCTTCATCTATCTCACAGAACCATCTCTTATTACCAGTCATGTGATTGCTGCATCCACTGTCTAGGAACCACACATCTTCTCTCTTCGATCCTTGTCTCTCCACATATGCCATAATTAGAAGTTCTTCTTCCTGTTCATTGAACTCTGCGTAGTTCGTATGCTTCTCTGCTTCAGGACATTCAAACTGATAATGACCCAGCTTGTGACACTTGAAGCACTCTATCAGGTCCTTGTTGTACCTTTGTCTCCCGCGACCTCTACCTCTACCTCGGAACGTTCCTCCTCTTCCTCTTCTTCCACGAACTCCACTCCAATCATTGAGTTCCGAGGTTACTTTCAAGACTTTATCATTGCTGTTGGCTCCCTTTGAGTGCTTCACTATGTTTTACTCGTGACACAACAGTGAACTCTGCAACGCATCCACCGTAAGACTCTCAATGTCTTTAGACTCCTCAATTGAGCAAACAATGTAGGTGAACTTCTCGGATAGTGTTCGCAGGATCTTCTCCACGATCTTGTTATCTGGCATGTCCTCTCCAGTGTTCCTCATGTCCGTTGCTACCAGCAAAACCCTTCCAAAGTACTCTGTGATGGTTTCAGCTTCCTTCATCTCCAGAACCTCAAACTCTCTCCTTAAGCGTTGAAGTTGAGCTCTCTTCACACGCTCATTTCCCTGATATTTCATTTTCAAGGAATCCCACATTTGCTTGGCGGTATCTTTCTGAATTATCGTCTTGAGGATGGACTTATCAATCGCTTGAAACAGATAATTCTTCACCTTCAAGTCTTTGAGTTTCTTCTCGGCTAACTCTTGCCTTTGTGCTCCATTAAGAACCACTCCTCTGGCTGGCTCAACATAGCCTTCCTCTATCAGATCCCACCACTCCTTGGATCGTATGAGATTCTCCATCAACATACTCCAATGTTCGAAATCTCCATCAAACTTTGGGATCGTCCCACCACTTTCATGTCTCCATCGCTTGCCATGTTTACTTACTCTCTGATCTGTAAACAAGTAAACTCACAACTCTCAGAATAAGAATTTTGCTCTGATACCAGATGTTAACTATAGAACAAAAGGTCTTGGAACCAAAGCGTACTCTGATCTTATTCATAAGGCACTTAAATAGCCATTACAAGAAGCAACTGAAACACTACTCCACCTCCTACATTCTCGGAGGATTTTCTACTAACTTGAAACAGATTAGAACGATTCAACAACTACTACTCCTATAAACTAGGAGCCTTATTCAAACAATGAAATGCTTAATCAAATAAACTAACACCATCGTCGTCGGAACTCACCGTGGAGGAGCGCAACCTCCTCTCGGTCGCGTACAAGAACGTGATCGGATCTCTGCGCGCCGCGTGGAGGATCGTGTCGTCATCGAGCAGAAGGAAGAGAGCAGGAAGAACGAGGATCACGCGGCGCTTATGAAGGACTACAGATCAAAGGTGGAGGTGGAGCTCTCCTCAGTCTGCTCGGGGATCCTCAAGCTCCTCGATGAGCACCTGATCCCGGCGGCGGCGGGGAGCGAGTCGAAGGTGTTTTACATGAAGATGAAGGGGGATTACCATAGGTACATGGCGGAGTTTAAGTCTGGTGAGGAGAGGAAAGGTGCTGGTGAAGATACTATGGTTGCTTACAAGGCTGCTCAGGTAATAATAAATCTAGTGATTAGTTACTTACAGATTGTTTTCTTTTGGGACCAAAACTGAACTGATTGTGTCTAAGTGTTTTGTTTTGAAGGATATTGCAGCGGCGGATATGGCGCCTACTCATCCGATAAGGCTTGGGCTTGCTCTCAATTTCTCTGTGTTTTACTATGAGATCCTCAGTTCTTCCGACAAAGCTTGTAACGTGGACACACAGGTGTTAGACCATGTTTAACGGCGCCTCTCGCGTGGGCTCTAAAGCCCAAACCCATTAAAAAAAAATAAAAAAATGAAAAGGGGTAAGAGGCGGGTGTCGTGAAACCCTACGGGAGAGGCGCCTCTTCGATCCATCGACTTCGTCTCTCTCTCTCTTCCCACCCAAAATCTCTTCTTCTCAGACGAAATTCACCGGAAATCAAGTTCTACAGAGAAAGATCTTCTTCTTCTTCGCCTCTGTGGCCGTGTTTGCGCAGCCGGCGAAGCAAAGCTACCATCAGACCACATCGCTGGAGGTATTTTTTTCTTCCATCGTCTTCTGTTCTTCATCTATCCTCTTCTTCCTCTATCCTCTTCCTATATTGTCATCAAACCGTCGGATTGAAACCCTAATAAAAACCGATTTGATGATTTTTTTTGTTTCAGGTGAGCCAAATCGCTGAGAAAAAAAACAGAGGTTAGACCTTTTCTGTTTTGGTGTATCTCCGAGTTGAAGAAGAGAAGGTAATTTGTGGTCTTTTCATAGACATGCATGTGTGCTGAGTTGGTTATAGATTCATGGTATAACACAATCATGATGTTTGGTACGTTTTTCAGGTTCTCAAGTGTGTTATCGTAAATCATAGAGGGAGCCACAACATGATTCATCATACAGAAGAAGATTCAGGTAAGCTTTTGGTCTATTTGAATTCATAGAGGTTGAATGAGGAACATGGTTAAAAGGATGTTTTTTGTGTATATTTTGAGGTTGCGGCGAGTGTTCTACTGGATCACAGACGGAACGGCAGGAAGATTCATTGAACTCCAAAACATCTGGTAAGCTTTTTGGCCTTTTTGTAAAGATTAAGATGTTTGATGCTTGCGACAGGTAGATAGACATAGGAATAGACATGATTAATTTGCAGCCATTGAATTGCTTGATTGCTTCAGAAGGTGACATTGAACCTGAGTTCAGAAGGATGTTGTAAAGGATGCGTGAAGAAGAGAAGAAGCTGAGACAGGGTATCAAGGTAGAAGAAGGACAATCCTCTAAGAAGAAGAGAAGAAGCTGAGAGTCACAGGTTTGTGTGTTGTCATCAAACTGTTGTCCGTTTGTGTAGTCATGAGACTACTTTTGTATTGGAGTCTGTCATGAGTCACGAGACTCTTGTTTGTGTCTGTCATGTTGTGTCTGAATAGAGTCACGAGACTCATGTTTATTTGTGTCTGGTTGTGTAGTCATGACACTACTCTTGTCTGTTTCTGTATTCACGAGACTTGGTTGTATTGTTAGTACTCTTTTTATAAATTAAGGTGAAGCTCTCATTCTACAACACACAACACTTCTTCTCTGCTTCTCTCATTAGAGAAACTCAACGCTTTTCATCACACCACAACGCTTCTTCATCAGACCACAATGCTTCTCCTCTTATTCTAAAACACAACGCTTCTCTCATTCTAAAACACAAAGCTTCTTCTTCTCTTCTTTTACTCGATATGGGATCTTCTTCTCAAAATCCTTTTGAGGGATTGGATAGTCAATATGTTGAAGAAACATTTGATCAATATTTTGATCAATATGTTGAAGAAACCTTTGATCAACATTTTGATCAATATGTTGAAGAAACATTTGACCAGTCCTTCGAGAATTTTACCATTAATCAAGAAAAAGAAAAGAAAAAAAGAAAAAAACGAGTTTACATCGAAAGAAATCGTGAAGAAGGAGATCAACATTTATGGAATGACTATTTCAGTGAAACTCCAACATATCCTCATAATCTATTCCGACGACGTTTTAGGATGAACAAGTCTTTGTTCGTGCATATTGTTGATCGACTCTCCAATGAAGTTGAATTCTTTCGACAAAAGAAAGATTGTCGGGGAAGGCTTAGTCTCTCTCCTCTTCAGAAGTGTACGGCAGCGATTCGTTGCTTGGCATATGGTACTGCGGCTGATACGGTTGACGAATACCTCCGACTCGGTTCAACTACAACTCGGTCATGTTTGGAAAATTTTGTGGATGGAATAATATATTTATTCAGCGAGGAGTACCTAAGAAGACCTACACCGGCTGATCTTCAACGTCTACTTGATATTGGTGAGTATCGTGGCTTTCCCGGGATGATAGGAAGCATCGATTGTATGCATTGNNNNNNNNNNNNNNNNNNNNNNNNNNNNNNNNNNNNNNNNNNNNNNNNNNNNNNNNNNNNNNNNNNNNNNNNNNNNNNNNNNNNNNNNNNNNNNNNNNNNNNNNNNNNNNNNNNNNNNNNNNNNNNNNNNNNNNNNNNNNNNNNNNNNNNNNNNNNNNNNNNNNNNNNNNNNNNNNNNNNNNNNNNNNNNNNNNNNNNNNNNNNNNNNNNATAAAGTCAAAATTGGGAAGATTATGAGAGCATGTATCATACTCCATAACATGATAGTGGAAGACGAACGAGATGGCTACACTCTATATAATGTTACAGAGTTTCAACAAGGAGAAGACTCCGGAAGTTCACATGTGGATCTCGATTTTGATATGGGTATGCCTACAAATATCGCCAATATGATGGATGCTCGAACTAGAATTCGTGATAAATCAATGCATGAACAACTGAAAGCTGATTTGATTGAACATCTATGGGGTAAATTCGGACGTGATGAAGACAACAATTGAGCTCGGATGTTTCTTTTAAATTATTCTCGTTTATTTTACTAATCTTTGTTTTATTGATTTTTTTAATTAATGTTTAAAATGTTTTCTTTTAATATGTTTAATTAAAAAAATATATTAAATCTTTATAAAATTTTAGTTTAATAAAAAATATTTCTTAAGAACCCAACATTAAGAACTTTACCATTGGAGCCAATAAATTCAGTGTCTCTTTAACTACAACCTCTTAACTATCATTAACTATTAAAAAATTGTTGTATAACAACTCTAAGGGTTAATCATGCTCTTACTCCTTTTCATTTCTTACAAGTCATTTCCTGAGTTTGACCACTGGTTGACTTTATTCCTTTATTTTTCCTAAGATAGTTGTTGGAAAAAAGGTTTTGGATCCATTGTTATTCAATTTAGATCAATTTGAATACGCTTTTTAAGAATAAAGTTCCTCTTCTTTTTTTTAAGAATCACAGTGTAATGACCCACCACTCCCACCATCTCCACTTTTTTCTTCAACCCCACCACTTCCACCTTCTTCTCCACCATCTCCACCTTCTTCCCCACCATCTCCATCTTCTTTAAAGCTTGAGAAAGAGAAAGAGAGAAAGAGAGGGAAAGAGAGAGAGAAGAAGGAGAAGAAGGAAGAAAGCTCACCTGAGCTCGTCGCCGGAGCAACCGTGCGCCGTGACCACGTTCAGCTTGCCACCACCGATAAACACCCTAGGTAATCGCCGGAAACCGCATTCCTTAAGCTCAGTTTCGTTTCCGTTTAGTAAATCGCCCATAACTTCCTAACTGTGATGAATCTCGTGAATCCAAGACTACCATCGTGTTCCTCTCGTTGAGACGAATCCGTAGCCACCAAAAACGCCTCAATCGGAGTCCGGACGAAGCCGCACGCGCCTCCGGAAGTTTCGCCTCTGCGCGCGCGTGAGGTACACGCGCCGCCGCCGGAAAACGTCGCCACCGCCGGACCACCGTCCCCCGCCGCCGGAATATCCGCCGTCTTTTTACCGCTTTTATCTTTATCGGGCCTTTAGGCCTTTGGACTTTTATCGTTTATGTTATTCCTATTTCAGACTTTCGGTTTATGTCGTATTTTATATTTCGGATGTTATCGATGTTGGTCTTTTAGGCTTTTTGGTATCGTATTGACTTTTATATTATGATATGAAGATTATTATTATTTGAGTTGTATTATTATTTTATTTCCACTTTTATCAATTTATTATATTTCGAAAGTGGCGGGTGCCACATTTTGGTATCAGAGCTATTTACTTATCGTAACATTTTATTATGTAAATCGGGGTATCACACA
It encodes:
- the LOC106313458 gene encoding LOW QUALITY PROTEIN: 14-3-3-like protein GF14 lambda (The sequence of the model RefSeq protein was modified relative to this genomic sequence to represent the inferred CDS: inserted 1 base in 1 codon) — its product is MAATLGRDQYVYMAKLAEQAERYEEMVQFMEQLVTSAAPSSELTVEERNLLSVAYKNVIGSLRAAWRIVSXIEQKEESRKNEDHAALMKDYRSKVEVELSSVCSGILKLLDEHLIPAAAGSESKVFYMKMKGDYHRYMAEFKSGEERKGAGEDTMVAYKAAQDIAAADMAPTHPIRLGLALNFSVFYYEILSSSDKACNVDTQAFEEAIAELDTLGEESYKDSTLIMQLLRDNLTLWTSDMQQEQMDEA